CCATCATGCAAATGGCCGACATTCAAAAGCTGGGACCAGAACCTCCATTAGAAGAATTGGAACGGATTTTCACCGCCGTGTTGTTTGGGCTGTTTTCCGGCGTGTTCTGGATGACCTTTGCTTATGGAATTTTCAAACGCACTCGAGAGAAGAGCACGCCGACCTCCCCTTCAACCACCCTTCCCAAAACAAAAAACCAGAAGAAACAGGCAAGAAGGCGATCAGGCTAATCCCGTGATAAGGCCAAACCCCTGCTATTGAATGTCCATGGGGTCCACATGAAATTCAACGACGACAGGATCTTTCCGAAATTCTGCTTCATATTCCCGCTGAAGGCTTCGAAGGCCTCGTTGTGCTTCTGATAACTCAGACGTTTTCATCAAAAAAATTACACGATTTTTCTTGGTCCGCCCTGGTTTTTGGGATGCCATCGGACCCAGGACCATTGGGGTTCCCATGCCCCCTTTTCCAGCTAGACCGGGAGGTCTTCTCCCTTCAAACTTTTTCAATCGTTGATGGAGAAAGTCTACGACTTTTTGCACGCGTGGCGCCTGCTCCCCCGTCACAACCAACAATATTACGTGGGTAGTCGGGGGGTATCCTAAGAGGTCACGCAACTCCAGTTCCTGGTCATAAAACATTCGGGGACACTGGTGCCCAATGGCTGTGAGTACATGATGATCAGGAATTCGCGTTTGGAGAATCACTTCCCCGGGCTCTTGCCCATTACGGGCCAATCTGAAAGCCCTCGACAACATCTGAAACGTTCGTTCGGCTGATCGGAATTCAGGAATATGGAGCCCAAGATCAGCCTGAGGAAACCCAATGACCGGAGCCGTAGGTGGATCTGATTGATGGACTAAAAATTCCGTCCCAATCATTACCCCAATGTCTTTGTGCCGGAATTGGCGTAACATCGTATCAGCCGCTTCGGGGGTTTTCACATTCTCCCGATCGAACCGAGCCACCGTGACCGCCGGAAAAAGACGGCTCACCTCTTCTTCCAGTCGCTGAGTTCCCGTGCCGGAGAATCGAAACACCCTGCCTTGACACGTGGGACAAGTTTCAGGGGTTGGTTGAATTCCCTCACAGTAGGTGCACACCAGACGGGAAGGTTGCTGATAGAGTTTCAATGGAACTCCACAGTTGGGACAGCTCGGAGCCTTTCCACAATCCCGGCACACCAGGGCACCGGAAAACCCTTTACGATTGAGAAGTAAAATTACTTGATCCCCCTCTTCCAATGACCGCATGATTCTGGCGATTAAGGCCGGCGACAGGATGGTCTCATACGGTAAGGTTCGTAAATCGACAGTACTCACATGAAGAATCCGCTGTGACGGGTGTTCCAATGCCTGACGAATCTGCTCTGTAAAACGTCCATAGAGTTCCAAGGAAGGCGATGTCGAACCATATACTACGAGAGCCTGGTCACATTCTCCCCGCATTCGCGCGACTTCCCGAGCGTGAAAATACGGAAGGTGTTCATCTTTGTAGGACGGATCCTCCTCCTGATTGATCCAAACGAGCCCCAAATTGGGAACCGGCAGAAATAGTGCTGATCGAGTTCCCACCACGACTTGCACGTCGCCCTTTCGAATTCGTTCCCATCGAGCAGCACGAACCATTGTCGAAAGATGGCCATGATAGACCTCAACCTGAATATTGCCGAGAAGTCGCACCTTTTTACCAAGGATTTCTGCTTGCTGCACTTCTGGAGCAAGGATGACGACGCGGCGGCCTTTTTCTAGAATGGTCTCAATCATCTTGAATAACAGATCCATTTGAACCGATTCCGGTCCCACAACAGGCAACTCCTGAAAACCGCCGGCTTGGACTGCAGTGAAAAAAAGTTTCCATGTCTCGTTGCCTCTAAAGTTGAAAGCCGCTCGTTGAACAGACTCCGGGAGTTCTCTTGATTCTTCTGGAGAATCAAATAACCCTCGGGGAACTGAATGCACCGAATTTCGTCCAACTCTGATTCCACGGACCGGACTTTGATCCTTGGATCCTGTAGGAAGGGTCGTCTGCTCAATAATCCATCCCTTCTTCTTCGCACGAGTCAAAATATCTGAAACATTGTTCATCGTTCGCATAAGAGAGGACCGGAGCAATCCCCTGGGTGCCTGTTCTAACTTGCGAAGCACCAACTGCACGTCAGATGCCAGCGAGCGGTCCGATAAGGCCTGGCGACCGTCGTCCGTTAAGGATATTCGCCTAATTACGGGTATCGAATGTGGAGGAACAATCAATCGCAAGCATGCGGAGAAAGGAGCCAGATAATAATCTGAAATTTTTTCAACCAGTCGAAGCAGGTTGTGGTCCAAAGGACGGTTCCCGGCATCGGCCTCCAACGAAAGAATGGCACGCAAGGGTTTTTGACGGAACTGGTTTTGCAGGGAAGCAGAGTTTTGCATTTCAAAGAGCGTCACGACCACTCCAGAGACGACAGTAGAGCCTAAAGGCACCACCACGGGACTTCCTATATGCAACAGGGGAAGTAGATGGGGAGGGACCTGATAGGTAAAGATCTGGAACCGCCTGGCTGGCAGGACAACGTCAGCAAGCATGAGTGATTAGGATTTTCATGAGCACACAATTCTACCAGCGAGTGGTTCTGCCTACAACGCTATTCAACCTCAGCCCTCAGATCAACACATATATTGGGAGCCACGAGCAAGTAAGCACTGAGTCTATAAAAATTCCCCCCCTTGCCTGCCCATCCTCATAGTCAATGCGTAGCATGCGAGTTAGAAGAAAAACAGGCTGCCCTGTTCCATCACTGAAGTTCCAAACATTCCTGTTTGTTTCGGCACCTTGACGATTTCGATAAAAACAGGAAGGATAGAAACGACCGGTTGAAATCCTATCCAGCCGGTTAGGCAAGAATCGGTCGGCTCACAGTCTTTTACCCGTAAAAAACACATCTAGAGAGATCAACTCCGATTCCACATAATCGGAGGAGGAGAATAGGAAAATGGGAGGCTTGGAAATACTTGGAGTCTTGGCTCTGTTGATTGGAATCATTGGCATCGTTGTTCTACTAAAAAGTCGAAAAAAATCCCAATAAAGACCCGACAATTCCCTCTGTGAACACGATGGCCTATAGTAGTTTTGAAGGACCACCCCAAGGCATCAACATGCTCTGAGAAGACGAACATACAAACACCTTCATTGGGCGCTTATTGCAGGCACCAACCCATAGGATCAAGACTCTGGGATTTTTTTGAGACGGCGGTCCAAAGCAAAACGAGTAATGCCAAGATATTTAGCAGCGAGACTTTTATTATAATCGGATAACCGCATGACTTCTTCAATCAAATCGCTTTCAATGCCCGCAAGGGATTGCTCTCCGAGAACCATTTCCATGCGCACCACCTTTTGATCCCCTCGAGTGACCGCATTTACTGAGGAACGAGCCTCTTCATGTACTTCACGAGGCAGATCTCCTTCCGTCAAGCTTTTCCCACGACAAAAAATAGCCGCACGCTCCATAATATTTTCCAGTTCACGAATATTTCCCGGATATGGATAGCGCTCCAACAGCCGTTGGGCCTCCGGCTCAATAGCCGCAACCTCTTTGCCAAGGTCGCTGCTTTGTCGAATCAACGTCGCAAGAGCCAAAGGGATAATATCCTCTGTTCGATTCCGTAATGGTGGGAGATTCAATGACACCACATTCAGCCGAAAAAACAAGTCCTCCCGGAATCTGCCTTGCGCCACATCTTTGCGCAGATCACGATTGGTGGCCGCAATCAGACGAAAATCCACATCAATATCCTCTTGCCCACCCAACCGTTTAAACGAACGCTCCTGCAACACTCGAAGCAATTTCGCCTGCATGGAAGGATTGAGGTCTCCAATCTCATCTAAAAAGAGCGTCCCGCCCTCTGCCTGTTCACAAAGACCGGGTTTGCGCTGGTTTGCTCCCGTGAAAGCCCCGCGCTCATAGCCGAATAATTCACTTTCAAATAATTCCTGAGGAATGGCGGTACAATTCACCCCCACAAACGGACCTTTGTCCCTAGGGCCGTTATGATGAAGTACTCGAGCGACAAATTCTTTCCCTGTTCCCGTTTCTCCAAACAGGAGAACTGTCGTTTTCAAATTTTTTGCCATTTCCTGAATTTGCCCTACCAACTCTTTCATACTGGGACTATTGGCAATCAAACTGTTGAAGGCATATCGACCTGGCCTATCCTGCGTTTCAAAATCGATACGGCGCCGAAGGGTTAGATAGTCAAGCGCGCGATCGATCACAGGTTCCACAGTGGAGAAATCGACGCTTTTAATCAGAAAATCATAGGCCCCGAGTTTAATGGCTTCCACCGCATCTTCCACCGTGCCATAGGCGGTGAGGAGAATGACCAGGGACTGTTGAGATTTCGCACGAATATGCTTAAGAGTTTCCAGTCCGCTTAACCCGGCCATTTTCAAATCTAACAGGATGAGGTCTGGCACATCGTGATCAAGAGCTTCCAATAAGGCCTCCCCTGAAGCAAAGCTTCGAACATGATGGTGTCGTTTTGCAATTCGTCGGCTGATGGCTTGGCGAACCACATCATCATCATCCGTAATAAAAATGTTCGCGCGCATGGGTTACACCGTTGGAAGTTGGGGTTGGCAAACGCAAGGCAGCCACCATGTCATGGTGGTCCCAATACCTGACTGACTTTCCGCATGAATCTCTCCACCATGGGCTTCAATAATATTTCGACAAATAGGCAATCCCAGTCCTGTGCCACGATGTTTGCCTGTGGTAAAAAACGGTTCAAAAATCCGAGGGAGAGCACTTGGACTGATTCCCTTTCCATTATCTTTGACTTTAATACGCAGTCCCGGTATTCGTTCAATAGTTTCCTCCTCAACAGACAGACGCAGACACCCTCCCTCCGACATCGCCTCAACGGCATTTTGAATCACATTTAGCAACACTTGCTTCAGTTGATCCCGATCGGCTTGGATGGAATTGAGATTGGCAGGCGGATGAAATTCGATCTGAATGGCCTTTTGTTTTATGGGTTCATTGAGGACCTGCAAAGACTCCAGTACCAGATCTTGCAATTGAAAGGTCACCGGAAGCAAGTCTCGTGGTCGCGCAAAGTCTACAATTTGGTTCACAATGCGATCCAGTCGCCGGGTTTCCTTGAGAATGGTCACAAGGTCCTCATGGCGGGAATCCCCATCAGGAAAATCTTCCATCAACAACGTCGTGGTTGACCCAATGCCCACAAGTGGATTTCGAATCTCATGCGCAATACCTGCGGCCATTTGCCCCAATGTGGCCAATCGGTCAGATCGGTTCAATTGTGCACGCATATGCTCTAAAGCCGTGATATCCACATTAAATCCCTGGTACACCATGGTCTGCCCACCGTGGTCTTGAATGGGAACCGCGCGACATAAGACCTTCCGAACGGCTCCGTCAGGATGTAGAAAGCGAAGGACCCGCTCAAAGGGCTCACTCTGGTGGCAGGCATCTTGAAATGTTTCGCGCACCCCCTCTCGATCATCCGGATGAATCGCTTCCCACATATGTTCAGGATCTAATACCTCATCGGGATTCCTCCCCGCCAGAACCCAATTCTGCCGGTTGCTAAAAATCAGATGATCTTTTTTTGCCGTGAATATTCCTATGGGCGCATAATCCACAATCCCTCGATATTTGGCCTCGGAAGAGGTTAAGTCCTGATTCAGCGTCCGGAGTTCCTGTTCGGATTGTTCAATACGCCGGATATGATTCCGGATTTGAGTGCCCATTGTCTGCATGACCTTGGTCAATTCCCCAATTTCATCGTCACGCTGAAAAACGGGAATATTCGGAATGTTTCCCCCGGAAACATTTTCCACAGCCTTGACCAAGGTCGTTAATGGTCCTGTAATGGACCGCGCAATGAGATGAAGAGGCACCAGCAACAAAATCAACGCCAAGGACCCTCCCCACACGACCACCCCCATCAGAGCCGCCCGGTCTGCGGCGCTACTCCCAAGGGCGTGTTGCAATTGCGTGACTTCTCGCCGATCAAACCGAGCCATTTCTTCACGAATGGCAAGCATGAGAATACGCCCTTTTTCACTTTCGACATAGTCCGTGGCCTCCTGCGGAAAA
The Nitrospiraceae bacterium DNA segment above includes these coding regions:
- the priA gene encoding primosomal protein N': MLADVVLPARRFQIFTYQVPPHLLPLLHIGSPVVVPLGSTVVSGVVVTLFEMQNSASLQNQFRQKPLRAILSLEADAGNRPLDHNLLRLVEKISDYYLAPFSACLRLIVPPHSIPVIRRISLTDDGRQALSDRSLASDVQLVLRKLEQAPRGLLRSSLMRTMNNVSDILTRAKKKGWIIEQTTLPTGSKDQSPVRGIRVGRNSVHSVPRGLFDSPEESRELPESVQRAAFNFRGNETWKLFFTAVQAGGFQELPVVGPESVQMDLLFKMIETILEKGRRVVILAPEVQQAEILGKKVRLLGNIQVEVYHGHLSTMVRAARWERIRKGDVQVVVGTRSALFLPVPNLGLVWINQEEDPSYKDEHLPYFHAREVARMRGECDQALVVYGSTSPSLELYGRFTEQIRQALEHPSQRILHVSTVDLRTLPYETILSPALIARIMRSLEEGDQVILLLNRKGFSGALVCRDCGKAPSCPNCGVPLKLYQQPSRLVCTYCEGIQPTPETCPTCQGRVFRFSGTGTQRLEEEVSRLFPAVTVARFDRENVKTPEAADTMLRQFRHKDIGVMIGTEFLVHQSDPPTAPVIGFPQADLGLHIPEFRSAERTFQMLSRAFRLARNGQEPGEVILQTRIPDHHVLTAIGHQCPRMFYDQELELRDLLGYPPTTHVILLVVTGEQAPRVQKVVDFLHQRLKKFEGRRPPGLAGKGGMGTPMVLGPMASQKPGRTKKNRVIFLMKTSELSEAQRGLRSLQREYEAEFRKDPVVVEFHVDPMDIQ
- a CDS encoding CHASE3 domain-containing protein, with protein sequence MSLNKLFLNLPIARKLLLVSGVPVLAVLILSLVTYRSVQTFSLDEDRLNDVYLVQSASAEYMRLVVDLETGFRGFILTQKAPFLQPYLAARQRVLLLGNSLRQMVRSVEDQRQVIETVQGMVEQLMNDKDRLIERVKAGFPQEATDYVESEKGRILMLAIREEMARFDRREVTQLQHALGSSAADRAALMGVVVWGGSLALILLLVPLHLIARSITGPLTTLVKAVENVSGGNIPNIPVFQRDDEIGELTKVMQTMGTQIRNHIRRIEQSEQELRTLNQDLTSSEAKYRGIVDYAPIGIFTAKKDHLIFSNRQNWVLAGRNPDEVLDPEHMWEAIHPDDREGVRETFQDACHQSEPFERVLRFLHPDGAVRKVLCRAVPIQDHGGQTMVYQGFNVDITALEHMRAQLNRSDRLATLGQMAAGIAHEIRNPLVGIGSTTTLLMEDFPDGDSRHEDLVTILKETRRLDRIVNQIVDFARPRDLLPVTFQLQDLVLESLQVLNEPIKQKAIQIEFHPPANLNSIQADRDQLKQVLLNVIQNAVEAMSEGGCLRLSVEEETIERIPGLRIKVKDNGKGISPSALPRIFEPFFTTGKHRGTGLGLPICRNIIEAHGGEIHAESQSGIGTTMTWWLPCVCQPQLPTV
- a CDS encoding sigma-54-dependent Fis family transcriptional regulator; amino-acid sequence: MRANIFITDDDDVVRQAISRRIAKRHHHVRSFASGEALLEALDHDVPDLILLDLKMAGLSGLETLKHIRAKSQQSLVILLTAYGTVEDAVEAIKLGAYDFLIKSVDFSTVEPVIDRALDYLTLRRRIDFETQDRPGRYAFNSLIANSPSMKELVGQIQEMAKNLKTTVLLFGETGTGKEFVARVLHHNGPRDKGPFVGVNCTAIPQELFESELFGYERGAFTGANQRKPGLCEQAEGGTLFLDEIGDLNPSMQAKLLRVLQERSFKRLGGQEDIDVDFRLIAATNRDLRKDVAQGRFREDLFFRLNVVSLNLPPLRNRTEDIIPLALATLIRQSSDLGKEVAAIEPEAQRLLERYPYPGNIRELENIMERAAIFCRGKSLTEGDLPREVHEEARSSVNAVTRGDQKVVRMEMVLGEQSLAGIESDLIEEVMRLSDYNKSLAAKYLGITRFALDRRLKKIPES